The Miscanthus floridulus cultivar M001 chromosome 7, ASM1932011v1, whole genome shotgun sequence genome includes a region encoding these proteins:
- the LOC136464291 gene encoding uncharacterized protein gives MVNFIEAQKPLLSRLMKMAGLRPIEVELEPGTTMHVWAPKHHVGKKGTTVSPLEPTAADAKKKKSPESRPNVVLIHGFAAEGNVTWQFNFGVLVSRYNLYIPDLMFFGKSTTASADRSPDFQAECVAGALARLGVARCDVVGFSYGGMVAFKLAEARPELVRSLCVSGSVVAMTDAVNRETMERLGAGSSAELLMPDTLKGLKALLSVSMYKKMWFPDRFYKDYLKVMFTSRKERMELLQGLITSNMDAKIPVFQQKIMLLWGEEDKIFNIELAKKMKEQLGDNCFLYGIRKAGHLLHVERPCAYNRQLQRWFAYVNSTAAGDQAS, from the exons ATGGTGAACTTCATCGAGGCGCAGAAGCCGCTGCTGTCACGGCTGATGAAGATGGCCGGGCTCCGCCCCATCGAGGTGGAGCTGGAGCCGGGCACGACCATGCACGTGTGGGCGCCCAAGCACCACGTCGGCAAGAAGGGCACCACCGTCAGCCCGCTCGAGCCTACCGCCGCCgacgccaagaagaagaagagccccGAGTCGAGGCCCAACGTGGTGCTCATCCACGGCTTCGCTGCCGAGGGCAACGTGACGTGGCAGTTCAACTTCGGCGTGCTGGTGTCGCGCTACAACCTGTACATCCCGGACCTGATGTTCTTCGGCAAGTCCACGACGGCGAGCGCGGACCGGTCCCCGGACTTCCAGGCGGAGTGCGTGGCCGGGGCGCTGGCGCGGCTGGGCGTGGCGCGGTGCGACGTCGTCGGGTTCAGCTACGGGGGCATGGTGGCGTTCAAGCTGGCCGAGGCGCGGCCGGAACTGGTGAGGTCGCTGTGCGTGTCCGGGTCCGTGGTGGCCATGACGGACGCCGTGAACAGGGAGACCATGGAGCGGCTCGGGGCCGGGTCGTCGGCCGAGCTGCTGATGCCCGACACGCTCAAGGGGCTCAAGGCGCTTCTCTCCGTCTCCATGTACAAGAAGATGTGGTTCCCCGACAGGTTCTACAAGGACTACCTCAAG GTGATGTTCACCAGCAGGAAGGAGAGGATGGAGCTGTTGCAGGGGCTGATAACTAGCAACATGGACGCCAAGATCCCCGTATTCCAACAG AAAATAATGCTGCTGTGGGGCGAGGAGGACAAGATCTTCAACATCGAGCTCGCCAAGAAGATGAAAGA GCAGCTGGGCGACAACTGCTTCCTGTACGGCATCCGCAAGGCCGGCCACCTGCTCCACGTCGAGCGCCCGTGCGCCTACAACCGCCAGCTCCAGAGGTGGTTCGCCTACGTCAATTCCACGGCTGCCGGAGACCAGGCCAGCTGA
- the LOC136467592 gene encoding LOW QUALITY PROTEIN: monodehydroascorbate reductase 1, peroxisomal-like (The sequence of the model RefSeq protein was modified relative to this genomic sequence to represent the inferred CDS: inserted 2 bases in 1 codon) — MGRAFAYVILGGGVAVGYAALEFVRCRSDDAAGELCIISDKTVAPYERPALSKGYLSPEGGARLPAFHTCAGANDQLLTNNWYREHGIELILGTKVISVDVRWKTLVTSAGETISYATLIVATGARALKLEEIGGNGSDAENVCYLRNLEDADKLERVMRSCPGGDAVVIGGGYIGMECAAALVANNIKVTIVFPGKHCMENLFTPKIAEFYENYYASKGVTFIKGTVVSSLAISSGKVTTAILRDGRRLPADMVVVGIGARSNTALFEGQLVMEKGGIKVSGQMRTRDASVYAGGDVAAFPVKLLGGEVRRLEHVDCARRTARHAVAAALDPSGATGDIDYLPFFYSRVFALSWKFYGDNTGEAVHFGDLXFSASSSSKPKFGALWVSAGRIAGAFLEGGNPEEYEAIAHAVRRGTAVPDVAVLARQGLAFIVQEGQSGAARSRSGGLCGCGNTLYAWHATVGVAAAVSIAAFAYWYGWKAPYLAKRDF, encoded by the exons ATGGGCCGCGCGTTCGCTTACGTGATACTAGGCGGCGGCGTGGCCGTGGGCTACGCGGCGCTCGAGTTTGTCCGCTGCCGTAGTGACGATGCTGCTGGCGAGCTCTGCATCATCTCCGACAAGACC GTTGCTCCTTATGAACGTCCTGCGCTAAGCAAAGGCTATTTATCCCCAGAAG GTGGTGCTCGCCTCCCAGCATTTCATACTTGTGCTGGTGCCAATGACCAGTTACTTACAAATAATTGGTACAGAGAACACG GTATTGAGCTTATTCTTGGAACGAAGGTAATTTCTGTTGATGTACGCTGGAAAACATTGGTTACTTCCGCTGGGGAAACTATCAGCTATGCAACGCTTATTGTTGCAACGGGTGCTCGG GCCTTGAAGCTGGAAGAAATTGGAGGGAACGGCTCAGATGCTGAGAACGTCTGTTATCTGCGCAATCTTGAGGATGCAGATAAATTAGAACGTGTAATGAGATCATGTCCTGGTGGCGATGCCGTTGTCATTGGTGGTGGATACATAGGAATGGAATGTGCAGCCGCTTTGGTTGCCAACAACATAAAAGTTACTATCGTCTTCCCTGGAAAACACTGCA TGGAaaatctgtttacaccaaaaattgCTGAATTTTACGAGAACTATTACGCTTCAAAAGGAGTCACTTTTATCAAAGGAACTGTAGTTTCATCTTTGGCGATCTCATCTGGGAAG GTGACGACAGCAATCCTGCGAGACGGCAGGCGCCTACCTGCTGACATGGTCGTGGTTGGCATCGGCGCGCGCTCAAACACAGCGCTCTTCGAAGGCCAGCTGGTCATGGAGAAGGGCGGCATCAAGGTGAGCGGACAGATGCGGACGAGAGACGCCTCCGTGTACGCCGGGGGCGACGTGGCCGCGTTCCCCGTCAAGCTCTTGGGCGGCGAAGTCCGCCGGCTGGAGCACGTGGACTGCGCGCGCAGGACCGCGAGGCACGCCGTCGCGGCGGCTCTGGACCCCTCGGGCGCCACCGGGGACATCGACTACCTGCCCTTCTTCTACTCCAGGGTCTTTGCGCTGTCCTGGAAGTTCTACGGAGACAACACCGGGGAGGCCGTACACTTCGGGGACTT CTTCTCCGCTTCGTCTTCGTCCAAGCCCAAGTTCGGCGCGCTCTGGGTCAGCGCGGGCCGCATCGCCGGCGCATTCCTGGAAGGTGGGAATCCTGAGGAGTACGAGGCGATCGCGCACGCCGTGCGGCGCGGGACGGCCGTCCCGGACGTGGCCGTGCTCGCTCGGCAGGGCCTCGCGTTCATTGTTCAGGAGGGCCAGAGCGGAGCTGCGCGGTCGCGTTCGGGTGGGCTTTGTGGCTGCGGCAACACGCT CTACGCGTGGCACGCCACGGTCGGCGTGGCCGCAGCCGTGTCCATCGCGGCGTTCGCGTACTGGTATGGCTGGAAGGCGCCGTACCTGGCGAAGCGCGACTTCTGA